The following proteins come from a genomic window of Pocillopora verrucosa isolate sample1 chromosome 6, ASM3666991v2, whole genome shotgun sequence:
- the LOC131769685 gene encoding hemicentin-1 isoform X2, translated as MAVAKSVRFCMLQNMYRCVFIWLSLTALFSSVSAIHWNKTPPAIVKGILGENVTLEWNFTISSANETLDYFSLLRSSYLDMIKYSHSTGKVIYEDFKGRVDMLVDGSPKFVLLSLQREDDKAEFCLKVLTKSITNTDGKVHWPKPHRCAKIKLLERPGIVGIPKNHTVTFIEREDVKINCRTTGIPIPNVTWTRSGNEAKNFPPASPLILKNISREEDGLYWCVAENGLGKVTASVRVIVKFPPSIKYITPNTTVNETDDVTLFCNSTGNPAPNITWVLLDDLDAGIRGTQESLTFSHVKRNQSGTYGCFADNGVMGRRNDSVHITINYSPTIDIRPISQAVNKSNNLELFCNATGHPTPQITWYKLADPSELLTVGTVLNVMNMNRTDSGVYQCRASNGIGIDAFASANVTVNIPPSFDYISNDTIVNETDDVMLFCNSTGHPHPHITWRFLSESEKPLGYEESLTLSNVNRTQTGTYLCTASNNVTNSKTASIQVTVNYSPSIVMRPISKTVNESNNLELFCNATGHPTPLITWYKVADPSVPPSVGTVLNVTNMSRTDSGVYQCRASNGIGTDVFALANVTVNYAPKIDMRPLSQTVNESDNLELFCNATGRPAPQIMWYKVADTLVPLSNDTALKVKNINRTGSGVYRCRASNGIGTGVCASATVTVNFPPSLDYTSDDTTINETDNVTLFCNATGYPHPRITWTFLRGSESTIVGREESLPLSNVSRTQAGTYQCTAFNDWTSSEAANIQVIVNYAPKIDMRPVSQTVNESDNLELFCNATGHPAPQITWYKLADPLVPLSNDTALKVKNINRTDSGVYRCRASNGIGTGVCASANVTVNFPPSLDYTSDETTVNETDNVTLFCNATGYPYPRITWTFLRGSESAIVGREEYIPLSNVSRTQAGTYQCTASNDWTSSKAANVQVTVNYRPFATRLTSNATRNTAISGLPVTFLCNSDSVPPPALELRFKNKSLGLFSGRMFTIEHVNASDEGMYQCVPNNILGTGKIATLYLTVAVPPSFEYISNDTTVKENDNIVLFCNSTGHPPPRITWTILSGSKARIVGHEEYLNLLNVSRTQAGTYQCTASNNVTSSKTTKVQVTINYKPEIKDTVQTTIYTWINRETKLTCAVDGVPRPNITFTRAGSVLHSTPSEDGASQLRIKPEGAADFGDYTCTAKNYLGSVQKIIKIKQLVAPAAPEGLEIETGLHNMEVRWQALESTPDSPVEDYLVIVEMRGESESRKTCIRVHTGKRDLTCAVNDLESGTVYSVKVAARNKVGYSEFAEKEVQTETEAKPITNTVKKEFQEQHQQEHLSNTVIDGIIAGVLIFCSLVVVIFAILKHRRPCHPVCKKERQDLSSEECNEGHDNPGCSSENPVADQMEERV; from the exons ATGGCTGTTGCCAAATCTGTTAGGTTTTGCATGTTGCAGAATATGTACCgttgtgtttttatttggttgAGTTTGACAGCGTTGTTTTCTTCAGTATCAG CGATCCACTGGAACAAAACACCCCCTGCAATCGTTAAAGGAATACTCGGCGAAAACGTTACACTTGAGTGGAATTTTACCATTTCATCCGCCAACGAAACTTTGGactatttttctttgttgcgATCCAGTTACTTAGATATGATTAAATATAGTCATAGCACGGGCAAAGTGATATACGAAGACTTCAAAGGTAGAGTGGACATGCTGGTCGATGGATCCCCGAAATTTGTCTTACTCAGTCTGCAAAGAGAGgacgataaagctgaattttgcTTGAAGGTCTTGACAAAGAGTATAACAAATACCGATGGGAAGGTTCATTGGCCTAAACCCCACAGATGtgctaaaattaaattattgg AACGTCCGGGAATTGTTGGCATCCCGAAAAACCACACTGTGACATTTATTGAGAGAGAAGACGTGAAAATCAATTGCAGAACGACTGGCATACCAATTCCTAATGTTACGTGGACAAGATCAGGCAATGAAGCTAAAAACTTTCCACCAGCATCTCCCCTGATATTGAAAAATATAAGCAGAGAAGAGGACGGCTTATATTGGTGCGTAGCAGAAAATGGACTTGGTAAAGTCACTGCTTCTGTCAGGGTCATTGTTAAAT TTCCACCGTCAATAAAGTATATTACCCCTAATACCACTGTAAATGAGACTGATGATGTCACTCTGTTCTGCAACTCAACTGGAAACCCTGCTCCAAATATTACGTGGGTACTTCTGGATGACTTGGATGCAGGGATCAGAGGAACTCAAGAGTCTTTGACCTTCTCTCATGTTAAGAGAAATCAATCAGGAACGTATGGGTGTTTTGCAGACAATGGTGTGATGGGACGAAGGAACGACAGTGTGCATATTACGATAAAct ATTCCCCGACTATCGACATCAGACCCATCAGTCAAGCAGTAAATAAGTCTAATAACCTGGAGCTTTTCTGTAACGCCACTGGGCATCCAACACCTCAAATCACGTGGTACAAGTTAGCGGACCCTTCAGAGCTACTCACAGTTGGCACAGTCCTCAACGTGATGAATATGAACAGGACTGATTCTGGAGTTTACCAGTGCAGAGCCAGTAATGGAATTGGAATTGATGCGTTCGCTTCAGCCAATGTGACAGTCAATA TTCCACCATCGTTTGATTATATATCCAATGATACCATTGTCAACGAAACTGATGACGTTATGCTGTTCTGCAATTCCACCGGACACCCTCATCCACACATTACGTGGAGATTTTTGAGCGAATCAGAAAAACCTCTTGGATATGAAGAATCTCTTACCTTGTCCAACGTTAACAGAACCCAAACAGGAACGTATCTGTGTACGGCATCTAATAACGTGACGAATTCAAAGACAGCCAGTATACAAGTTACAGTAAACT ATTCCCCGAGTATCGTAATGAGACCCATCAGTAAAACAGTCAATGAGTCTAATAATCTGGAGCTTTTCTGCAACGCCACCGGGCATCCAACACCTCTAATTACTTGGTACAAGGTAGCGGACCCTTCGGTGCCACCCTCAGTTGGCACAGTCCTGAACGTGACGAATATGAGCAGAACTGATTCTGGAGTTTACCAGTGCAGAGCCAGTAACGGAATTGGAACTGATGTGTTCGCTTTAGCCAATGTGACTGTCAATT ACGCCCCAAAGATTGACATGAGACCTTTGAGTCAAACAGTGAATGAGTCTGATAACTTGGAGCTTTTCTGTAACGCCACTGGGCGTCCAGCCCCTCAAATCATGTGGTACAAGGTAGCGGACACCTTAGTGCCACTCTCAAATGATACAGCCCTCAAAGTGAAGAATATAAACAGAACTGGTTCCGGAGTTTATCGGTGCAGGGCTAGTAATGGAATTGGAACTGGTGTGTGCGCTTCAGCCACTGTGACAGTCAACT TTCCACCATCACTTGATTATACTTCCGATGATACCACTATCAACGAAACTGATAACGTCACGCTGTTTTGCAATGCCACTGGATATCCTCATCCACGCATAACGTGGACATTTTTGAGAGGATCAGAATCAACAATTGTTGGACGTGAAGAATCTCTTCCCTTGTCCAACGTTAGCAGAACCCAAGCAGGAACGTATCAGTGCACGGCATTCAATGACTGGACTAGTTCAGAGGCAGCCAATATACAAGTGATAGTAAACT ACGCCCCAAAGATTGACATGAGACCTGTCAGTCAAACAGTGAATGAGTCTGATAACTTGGAGCTTTTCTGTAACGCCACTGGGCATCCAGCTCCTCAAATCACATGGTACAAGTTAGCGGACCCTTTAGTGCCACTCTCAAATGATACAGCCCTGAAAGTGAAGAATATAAACAGAACTGACTCCGGAGTTTATCGGTGCAGGGCTAGTAATGGAATTGGAACTGGTGTGTGCGCTTCAGCCAATGTGACAGTCAACT TTCCACCATCACTTGATTATACTTCCGATGAAACCACTGTCAACGAAACTGACAACGTCACGCTGTTTTGCAATGCCACTGGATATCCTTATCCACGCATAACGTGGACATTTTTGAGAGGATCAGAATCAGCAATTGTTGGACGTGAAGAATATATTCCCTTGTCCAACGTTAGCAGAACCCAAGCAGGAACGTATCAGTGTACGGCATCCAATGACTGGACTAGTTCAAAGGCAGCCAACGTACAAGTGACAGTAAACT ATAGACCATTTGCGACCCGCCTGACATCGAATGCTACGAGAAACACAGCAATCAGTGGCCTACCGGTAACCTTTCTCTGTAATTCAGACAGTGTACCGCCTCCAGCGCTCGAGTTACGTTTCAAGAACAAATCATTAGGCCTTTTTAGTGGTAGAATGTTCACCATTGAACACGTCAATGCTTCAGACGAAGGAATGTACCAGTGTGTGCCGAATAACATTTTGGGAACCGGGAAAATAGCGACTCTGTACCTAACTGTAGCAG TTCCACCATCATTTGAGTATATATCCAATGACACCACAGTGAAGGAAAATGATAACATTGTGTTGTTCTGCAATTCCACCGGACACCCTCCTCCACGCATAACGTGGACGATTTTAAGCGGATCAAAAGCAAGAATTGTTGGACATGAAGAATATCTTAACTTGTTGAATGTCAGCAGAACTCAAGCAGGAACGTATCAGTGTACAGCATCCAATAACGTGACAAGTTCAAAGACAACTAAAGTACAAGTCACGATAAACT ATAAACCGGAGATCAAAGACACGGTCCAAACGACAATTTACACGTGGATTAACCGAGAAACCAAATTGACGTGTGCGGTGGATGGTGTTCCTCGGCCAAATATCACCTTCACTCGAGCTGGAAGTGTACTGCATTCTACGCCGTCTGAAGATGGCGCCAGTCAACTTAGAATTAAACCCGAGGGTGCCGCTGACTTTGGTGACTACACATGCACagcaaaaaattatcttggttCTGTACAAAAGATCATTAAAATAAAGCAACTAG TTGCACCTGCAGCACCAGAGGGACTGGAGATTGAAACAGGACTTCACAACATGGAAGTTCGTTGGCAGGCGTTAGAATCCACTCCTGATAGCCCTGTTGAAGATTATCTGGTAATTGTAGAGATGAGAGGTGAATCCGAAAGTCGGAAAACCTGCATTCGAGTCCATACGGGTAAGCGGGATCTTACGTGTGCTGTAAACGATCTTGAGAGTGGGACGGTGTATAGCGTGAAGGTTGCAGCCCGTAACAAGGTGGGCTACAGCGAATTCGCAGAAAAGGAAGTCCAGACAGAGACAGAAGCCAAACCTATAACCAACACAG TAAAGAAAGAATTCCAGGAGCAACATCAGCAGGAACACTTGTCAAATACAGTCATTGATGGCATTATTGCAGGAGTTCTTATTTTCTGCAGTCTGGTAGTGGTAATTTTTGCGATTCTCAAACACAGGCGACCCTGTCATCCAG TATGCAAGAAGGAAAGACAGGATTTAAG CTCTGAGGAGTGCAACGAGGGGCATGATAATCCAGGATGCAGTTCCGAAAATCCGGTAGCAGATCAGATGGAG GAACGAGTGTGA
- the LOC131769684 gene encoding peroxidasin-like: MILMTWIQILTYLNLAILLPDGACFTWIQEPEKPTQAHLGSRTVLRWSFESVDDTFLFLLISKNNSLYGEPKQREIVTKLANGTIYIYDEFKDRAELLNQTTLVLTGIQNDDDGNYCCQAFFLQGMYTSCVDLLVLGHKPMNTSFISCSADNTVWVNDGIVFSCSSISSPSPSTYVIYHNGKKIKKNRSGYHKICNVKRQHAGNYTCQPRNTFGNGESKSIRLTVYEKLAVHAIPRWRNVTEGRAARFECSTAGSPPPNITWTSLSTGKVYSGGLLLIKSVQRNDTGDYQCSASNGLSAPTKDIVFLNVLYPPTITDTAGPNVNVKEGYKLTLYCHGNGNPQPVFSWKLLGTNQTFSGGDDIMLNAQKSHAGVYLCTASNFLGNVSKTITVNVWSSPVRPILTHLECGSSFIRVSWKVLSQEEGSFVISYVAQAIDQDNPRNVFNCSDITINHCIIKGLQPNTTYLVRVYSTNVAGHGVSEYERITTKGKGTKKQQGTDNKTNEGLSTTTLMTVLAAVGIAIFVVLIGTLIAVRRTRSVGKGTVSNN; the protein is encoded by the exons ATGATACTTATGACTTGGATTCAAATCTTAACATACTTAAATCTCGCTATTCTTCTTCCTGACGGAG CGTGTTTCACATGGATACAAGAGCCAGAGAAACCAACTCAAGCTCATCTGGGTTCAAGAACTGTCCTCCGATGGAGCTTTGAGTCTGTTGATGACACctttttgtttctcttgataTCTAAAAACAATTCCTTGTATGGTGAACCAAAACAGCGGGAAATTGTAACAAAACTGGCAAACGGAACCATATACATTTATGATGAGTTCAAAGATCGCGCTGAGTTATTAAACCAGACTACACTTGTTCTAACTGGAATACAAAATGATGACGATGGAAACTACTGCTGTCAAGCTTTCTTCTTACAAGGAATGTACACAAGCTGCGTGGATTTACTTGTGCTAG gCCACAAACCGATGAACACATCATTTATTTCCTGTTCTGCTGATAACACAGTGTGGGTAAATGATGGCATTGTTTTCAGCTGTTCCTCAATTAGCAGTCCATCTCCTTCAACATATGTCATATACCATAACggcaagaaaataaagaaaaacagatcTGGATATCACAAGATATGTAACGTCAAGCGACAGCATGCCGGTAATTACACTTGTCAACCAAGGAACACTTTTGGGAACGGGGAAAGTAAGAGCATCCGTTTAACTGTGTATG AAAAGCTGGCTGTGCATGCGATTCCACGTTGGCGGAATGTGACAGAGGGGCGTGCTGCACGTTTTGAGTGCAGCACCGCAGGAAGCCCACCACCCAACATTACATGGACATCCCTGTCCACTGGAAAAGTTTACAGCGGAGGTCTCCTGTTGATAAAGTCTGTCCAGCGAAATGACACAGGAGATTATCAGTGCTCGGCTTCTAATGGGCTATCGGCACCCACCAAAGACATCGTGTTTTTGAACGTACTCT ACCCCCCGACAATCACCGATACCGCGGGGCCAAACGTCAATGTTAAGGAAGGTTACAAGCTCACCCTCTATTGTCATGGTAACGGAAACCCTCAACCAGTTTTTAGCTGGAAATTGTTGGGTACCAATCAAACGTTTAGCGGTGGAGACGATATTATGTTGAATGCACAGAAGTCTCACGCTGGAGTTTACCTTTGCACGGCGAGCAACTTCTTGGGAAACGTCTCCAAAACAATTACAGTAAATGTCTGGT CAAGTCCAGTTCGTCCAATCCTAACCCATTTGGAATGCGGAAGTTCTTTCATCCGAGTCTCATGGAAAGTCCTTTCACAAGAAGAGGGGAGTTTTGTTATAAGTTACGTGGCTCAAGCGATCGACCAGGACAACCCCAGAAATGTTTTTAACTGTTCTGACATAACTATCAATCACTGCATCATTAAAGGACTCCAACCAAACACAACCTACTTGGTTCGAGTGTACTCAACAAATGTGGCTGGACATGGTGTTTCTGAGTACGAGAGAATTACAACAAAAGGGAAAG GGACAAAGAAGCAACAAGGAacagacaacaaaacaaatgaaggaCTTTCGACCACTACTTTGATGACAGTGCTAGCAGCTGTTGGAATAGCCATTTTCGTTGTACTCATTGGGACACTGATTGCCGTGAGGCGCACAAGGTCTGTTGGAAAAG GAACAGTTTCGAACAATTGA
- the LOC131769685 gene encoding hemicentin-1 isoform X1 produces the protein MAVAKSVRFCMLQNMYRCVFIWLSLTALFSSVSAIHWNKTPPAIVKGILGENVTLEWNFTISSANETLDYFSLLRSSYLDMIKYSHSTGKVIYEDFKGRVDMLVDGSPKFVLLSLQREDDKAEFCLKVLTKSITNTDGKVHWPKPHRCAKIKLLERPGIVGIPKNHTVTFIEREDVKINCRTTGIPIPNVTWTRSGNEAKNFPPASPLILKNISREEDGLYWCVAENGLGKVTASVRVIVKFPPSIKYITPNTTVNETDDVTLFCNSTGNPAPNITWVLLDDLDAGIRGTQESLTFSHVKRNQSGTYGCFADNGVMGRRNDSVHITINYSPTIDIRPISQAVNKSNNLELFCNATGHPTPQITWYKLADPSELLTVGTVLNVMNMNRTDSGVYQCRASNGIGIDAFASANVTVNIPPSFDYISNDTIVNETDDVMLFCNSTGHPHPHITWRFLSESEKPLGYEESLTLSNVNRTQTGTYLCTASNNVTNSKTASIQVTVNYSPSIVMRPISKTVNESNNLELFCNATGHPTPLITWYKVADPSVPPSVGTVLNVTNMSRTDSGVYQCRASNGIGTDVFALANVTVNYAPKIDMRPLSQTVNESDNLELFCNATGRPAPQIMWYKVADTLVPLSNDTALKVKNINRTGSGVYRCRASNGIGTGVCASATVTVNFPPSLDYTSDDTTINETDNVTLFCNATGYPHPRITWTFLRGSESTIVGREESLPLSNVSRTQAGTYQCTAFNDWTSSEAANIQVIVNYAPKIDMRPVSQTVNESDNLELFCNATGHPAPQITWYKLADPLVPLSNDTALKVKNINRTDSGVYRCRASNGIGTGVCASANVTVNFPPSLDYTSDETTVNETDNVTLFCNATGYPYPRITWTFLRGSESAIVGREEYIPLSNVSRTQAGTYQCTASNDWTSSKAANVQVTVNYAPSISIGPISQTVNESDNLELFCNATGHPTPKITWYRIADPSVQLPNGRALKVKNINRTDSGVYRCGASNGIGTDVCASANVTVNFPPSLDYTSDDTTVNETDNVTLFCNATGYPHPRITWTFLRGSESTIVGREESLPLSNVSRTQAGTYQCTAFNDLTSSEATNVQVTVNYRPFATRLTSNATRNTAISGLPVTFLCNSDSVPPPALELRFKNKSLGLFSGRMFTIEHVNASDEGMYQCVPNNILGTGKIATLYLTVAVPPSFEYISNDTTVKENDNIVLFCNSTGHPPPRITWTILSGSKARIVGHEEYLNLLNVSRTQAGTYQCTASNNVTSSKTTKVQVTINYKPEIKDTVQTTIYTWINRETKLTCAVDGVPRPNITFTRAGSVLHSTPSEDGASQLRIKPEGAADFGDYTCTAKNYLGSVQKIIKIKQLVAPAAPEGLEIETGLHNMEVRWQALESTPDSPVEDYLVIVEMRGESESRKTCIRVHTGKRDLTCAVNDLESGTVYSVKVAARNKVGYSEFAEKEVQTETEAKPITNTVKKEFQEQHQQEHLSNTVIDGIIAGVLIFCSLVVVIFAILKHRRPCHPVCKKERQDLSSEECNEGHDNPGCSSENPVADQMEERV, from the exons ATGGCTGTTGCCAAATCTGTTAGGTTTTGCATGTTGCAGAATATGTACCgttgtgtttttatttggttgAGTTTGACAGCGTTGTTTTCTTCAGTATCAG CGATCCACTGGAACAAAACACCCCCTGCAATCGTTAAAGGAATACTCGGCGAAAACGTTACACTTGAGTGGAATTTTACCATTTCATCCGCCAACGAAACTTTGGactatttttctttgttgcgATCCAGTTACTTAGATATGATTAAATATAGTCATAGCACGGGCAAAGTGATATACGAAGACTTCAAAGGTAGAGTGGACATGCTGGTCGATGGATCCCCGAAATTTGTCTTACTCAGTCTGCAAAGAGAGgacgataaagctgaattttgcTTGAAGGTCTTGACAAAGAGTATAACAAATACCGATGGGAAGGTTCATTGGCCTAAACCCCACAGATGtgctaaaattaaattattgg AACGTCCGGGAATTGTTGGCATCCCGAAAAACCACACTGTGACATTTATTGAGAGAGAAGACGTGAAAATCAATTGCAGAACGACTGGCATACCAATTCCTAATGTTACGTGGACAAGATCAGGCAATGAAGCTAAAAACTTTCCACCAGCATCTCCCCTGATATTGAAAAATATAAGCAGAGAAGAGGACGGCTTATATTGGTGCGTAGCAGAAAATGGACTTGGTAAAGTCACTGCTTCTGTCAGGGTCATTGTTAAAT TTCCACCGTCAATAAAGTATATTACCCCTAATACCACTGTAAATGAGACTGATGATGTCACTCTGTTCTGCAACTCAACTGGAAACCCTGCTCCAAATATTACGTGGGTACTTCTGGATGACTTGGATGCAGGGATCAGAGGAACTCAAGAGTCTTTGACCTTCTCTCATGTTAAGAGAAATCAATCAGGAACGTATGGGTGTTTTGCAGACAATGGTGTGATGGGACGAAGGAACGACAGTGTGCATATTACGATAAAct ATTCCCCGACTATCGACATCAGACCCATCAGTCAAGCAGTAAATAAGTCTAATAACCTGGAGCTTTTCTGTAACGCCACTGGGCATCCAACACCTCAAATCACGTGGTACAAGTTAGCGGACCCTTCAGAGCTACTCACAGTTGGCACAGTCCTCAACGTGATGAATATGAACAGGACTGATTCTGGAGTTTACCAGTGCAGAGCCAGTAATGGAATTGGAATTGATGCGTTCGCTTCAGCCAATGTGACAGTCAATA TTCCACCATCGTTTGATTATATATCCAATGATACCATTGTCAACGAAACTGATGACGTTATGCTGTTCTGCAATTCCACCGGACACCCTCATCCACACATTACGTGGAGATTTTTGAGCGAATCAGAAAAACCTCTTGGATATGAAGAATCTCTTACCTTGTCCAACGTTAACAGAACCCAAACAGGAACGTATCTGTGTACGGCATCTAATAACGTGACGAATTCAAAGACAGCCAGTATACAAGTTACAGTAAACT ATTCCCCGAGTATCGTAATGAGACCCATCAGTAAAACAGTCAATGAGTCTAATAATCTGGAGCTTTTCTGCAACGCCACCGGGCATCCAACACCTCTAATTACTTGGTACAAGGTAGCGGACCCTTCGGTGCCACCCTCAGTTGGCACAGTCCTGAACGTGACGAATATGAGCAGAACTGATTCTGGAGTTTACCAGTGCAGAGCCAGTAACGGAATTGGAACTGATGTGTTCGCTTTAGCCAATGTGACTGTCAATT ACGCCCCAAAGATTGACATGAGACCTTTGAGTCAAACAGTGAATGAGTCTGATAACTTGGAGCTTTTCTGTAACGCCACTGGGCGTCCAGCCCCTCAAATCATGTGGTACAAGGTAGCGGACACCTTAGTGCCACTCTCAAATGATACAGCCCTCAAAGTGAAGAATATAAACAGAACTGGTTCCGGAGTTTATCGGTGCAGGGCTAGTAATGGAATTGGAACTGGTGTGTGCGCTTCAGCCACTGTGACAGTCAACT TTCCACCATCACTTGATTATACTTCCGATGATACCACTATCAACGAAACTGATAACGTCACGCTGTTTTGCAATGCCACTGGATATCCTCATCCACGCATAACGTGGACATTTTTGAGAGGATCAGAATCAACAATTGTTGGACGTGAAGAATCTCTTCCCTTGTCCAACGTTAGCAGAACCCAAGCAGGAACGTATCAGTGCACGGCATTCAATGACTGGACTAGTTCAGAGGCAGCCAATATACAAGTGATAGTAAACT ACGCCCCAAAGATTGACATGAGACCTGTCAGTCAAACAGTGAATGAGTCTGATAACTTGGAGCTTTTCTGTAACGCCACTGGGCATCCAGCTCCTCAAATCACATGGTACAAGTTAGCGGACCCTTTAGTGCCACTCTCAAATGATACAGCCCTGAAAGTGAAGAATATAAACAGAACTGACTCCGGAGTTTATCGGTGCAGGGCTAGTAATGGAATTGGAACTGGTGTGTGCGCTTCAGCCAATGTGACAGTCAACT TTCCACCATCACTTGATTATACTTCCGATGAAACCACTGTCAACGAAACTGACAACGTCACGCTGTTTTGCAATGCCACTGGATATCCTTATCCACGCATAACGTGGACATTTTTGAGAGGATCAGAATCAGCAATTGTTGGACGTGAAGAATATATTCCCTTGTCCAACGTTAGCAGAACCCAAGCAGGAACGTATCAGTGTACGGCATCCAATGACTGGACTAGTTCAAAGGCAGCCAACGTACAAGTGACAGTAAACT ACGCCCCAAGTATTAGCATAGGACCTATCAGTCAAACAGTGAATGAGTCTGATAACTTGGAGCTTTTCTGTAATGCCACTGGGCATCCAACTCCTAAAATCACGTGGTATAGGATAGCGGACCCTTCAGTGCAACTCCCAAATGGTAGAGCCCTCAAAGTGAAGAATATAAACAGAACTGATTCCGGAGTTTATCGGTGCGGGGCTAGTAATGGAATTGGAACTGATGTGTGCGCTTCAGCCAATGTGACAGTCAACT TTCCACCATCACTTGATTATACTTCCGATGATACCACTGTCAACGAAACTGATAACGTCACGCTGTTTTGCAATGCCACTGGATATCCTCATCCACGCATAACGTGGACATTTTTGAGAGGATCAGAATCAACAATTGTTGGACGTGAAGAATCTCTTCCCTTGTCCAACGTTAGCAGAACCCAAGCAGGAACGTATCAGTGTACGGCATTCAATGATTTGACTAGTTCAGAGGCAACCAATGTACAAGTGACAGTAAACT ATAGACCATTTGCGACCCGCCTGACATCGAATGCTACGAGAAACACAGCAATCAGTGGCCTACCGGTAACCTTTCTCTGTAATTCAGACAGTGTACCGCCTCCAGCGCTCGAGTTACGTTTCAAGAACAAATCATTAGGCCTTTTTAGTGGTAGAATGTTCACCATTGAACACGTCAATGCTTCAGACGAAGGAATGTACCAGTGTGTGCCGAATAACATTTTGGGAACCGGGAAAATAGCGACTCTGTACCTAACTGTAGCAG TTCCACCATCATTTGAGTATATATCCAATGACACCACAGTGAAGGAAAATGATAACATTGTGTTGTTCTGCAATTCCACCGGACACCCTCCTCCACGCATAACGTGGACGATTTTAAGCGGATCAAAAGCAAGAATTGTTGGACATGAAGAATATCTTAACTTGTTGAATGTCAGCAGAACTCAAGCAGGAACGTATCAGTGTACAGCATCCAATAACGTGACAAGTTCAAAGACAACTAAAGTACAAGTCACGATAAACT ATAAACCGGAGATCAAAGACACGGTCCAAACGACAATTTACACGTGGATTAACCGAGAAACCAAATTGACGTGTGCGGTGGATGGTGTTCCTCGGCCAAATATCACCTTCACTCGAGCTGGAAGTGTACTGCATTCTACGCCGTCTGAAGATGGCGCCAGTCAACTTAGAATTAAACCCGAGGGTGCCGCTGACTTTGGTGACTACACATGCACagcaaaaaattatcttggttCTGTACAAAAGATCATTAAAATAAAGCAACTAG TTGCACCTGCAGCACCAGAGGGACTGGAGATTGAAACAGGACTTCACAACATGGAAGTTCGTTGGCAGGCGTTAGAATCCACTCCTGATAGCCCTGTTGAAGATTATCTGGTAATTGTAGAGATGAGAGGTGAATCCGAAAGTCGGAAAACCTGCATTCGAGTCCATACGGGTAAGCGGGATCTTACGTGTGCTGTAAACGATCTTGAGAGTGGGACGGTGTATAGCGTGAAGGTTGCAGCCCGTAACAAGGTGGGCTACAGCGAATTCGCAGAAAAGGAAGTCCAGACAGAGACAGAAGCCAAACCTATAACCAACACAG TAAAGAAAGAATTCCAGGAGCAACATCAGCAGGAACACTTGTCAAATACAGTCATTGATGGCATTATTGCAGGAGTTCTTATTTTCTGCAGTCTGGTAGTGGTAATTTTTGCGATTCTCAAACACAGGCGACCCTGTCATCCAG TATGCAAGAAGGAAAGACAGGATTTAAG CTCTGAGGAGTGCAACGAGGGGCATGATAATCCAGGATGCAGTTCCGAAAATCCGGTAGCAGATCAGATGGAG GAACGAGTGTGA